ATCTCGCCAAATTAGGGGAAGTTAAAAAGCTGGATCTAAAAGAGATTTTTGGGTATTAGCTTAGCCGCTATTCGTGTAGCACCTATACATTTGAGAGAGGCCTTCAGTATCACTGAAGGCCTCTGTTTTGGTAGCCGTTATTAGAATCGGATCATTTCATCAATCTGCTCATTGATGAATTGCAGTGTATCTTCCTTGAATAACTCTCCGTCATCATTCAATTCATTATGAACTCCGGGGATAAAAATCTTGAGTGGAAGCACATGCATTCTTAAATAGTGGCATATCCCAGTGAGGTGATCGATTCCACGGAGGTTGCCATAGCGTCCAGAAGATAGTCCGACCAATGCAACTTTCTTGTGATAAAAGCTAATCGGAAATGTGCAGCAATCGATAAAAAGCTTGAGTGCTCCGGGTATACTGCCGTTGTATTCTGGTGCGATGAAGATAAACAGTTCAGCTTTACTGACCTTTTCTTGAATAGGTTCGAATGCTGTGCTTCTTTTGCCATAAAGATCTGTCTCTAAAATGTTTGCTGGTAGATCTTCCAACGAAAAAATGTCACTTTCAATTGACTTACGATCAAGTATTTGCTTGTAGCACTTTGCTATTTTTAACGTCTTGCTATTGGGGCGGTTTGTTCCGGATATTATTAAAATCATTGTGTTGTTGGTACTTATAAAAAGCGCAATTTCAAAGTGGATACATATCTCGATTTTTTGTATCTTAGCATCCTGAGGATATGTGCTTTTGCTTCGTCAAAAGTACGAAATATGCTGAACTTGTTCTGTTAATTTGAGTTGCGGATAGAGATTTTGGCAAATTGATCTTCAAAAAAGTGAAATGTGGGATAAAATGACATTTTAATTAAGAAAGATTTTCATTCAGATGGGAAAAGTAATTGCAATCGCAAATCAAAAGGGTGGGGTCGGAAAAACCACAACGTCAATCAATTTGGCGGCAAGTTTGGCGGTTTTAGAATATAAAACATTGTTAGTGGATGCAGATCCTCAAGCAAACTCTACTTCTGGGATTGGCTTTGACCCTCGTACAATCACCGCAAGTGTATATGAATGTTTGGTAAATGATTTGGACCCCCGGGAGGCGATCCAATCGACAGAAACGCCAAATTTAGACCTTTTGCCTGCTCATATCGATTTGGTTGGGGCAGAAATTGAGATGATCAATATGCATGAAAGGGAGTACAAGATGAAAAAAATCTTGGATCAGGTGAAACATGATTATGATTTTATTATCATTGACTGTTCGCCTTCTTTGGGCTTAATTACAATCAATGCACTGTCTGCTTCGGACTCCGTCATCATTCCTGTACAATGCGAATACTTTGCTTTAGAGGGTCTTGGTAAATTATTAAACACGATTAAGATCGTTCAAAATCGTTTAAATACGAGCTTGGAGATTGAAGGGATTTTGTTGACTATGTACGATGTCCGTTTGCGGCTGTCGAATCAGGTGGTCGAGGAAGTGAAAACACATTTCACCGATTTAGTTTTTGATACGATTATCCAGCGGAATACCCGTTTGAGCGAAGCTCCAAGTTTTGGAATTTCTGTTATCATGCATGATGCGTCCTGTAAAGGGGCAATCAATTATTTGAATTTGGCGCGTGAGATCTTACAGAAAAACGGGCATCTTAGTGAAATGAATAAAACAGTAACCGCATAATATGGCAGCACATCAGCGTAAAACAGGACTGGGAAGAGGTTTAGGTGCGCTATTAAACGATAGTGTAGAAGTTCCTGCTAAAAGTAATCAGCAAGTGGAAGAGGCTCCTCAAGTTACACCCACTGCTGTAAAAACAACGAATGAGAATGGCAGTATTAGCCATGTCCGTGTAGAGGAAATAGCTGTCAATCCTTTTCAACCGAGAACAGAATTTGACCCGGTTGCCTTACAGGAACTGTCGGAATCTATTCGTCTACAGGGTTTAATTCAACCCATCACCGTACGTAAAATTTCGGATGGTAATTATCAATTGATTTCTGGCGAGCGTCGTCTCCGTGCTTCACGTTTGGCAGGCATTACCGAAATTCCAGCATATATCCGTACAGCTAATGACCAGCAGATGCTGGAAATGGCCTTGATAGAAAATATCCAGCGGGAAAATCTAAATGCGATTGAAGTCGCCTTGAGTTTTCAACGCATGATTGAGGAGTGTAATTTGAAGCAGGAAGAGCTGGGAGAACGCGTAAGTAAAAACCGTTCTACTGTTACAAATTATCTTCGTTTATTGAAACTTCCGCCGGTCATTCAAGCGGCAATACGGGATGGAGCATTGACCATGGGACATGCTCGCGCATTGATTAATATTCCTGAAGTTGATAAGCAGCTTTATATTTTTAAGTTGATTATTGATCAAGGTTTATCTGTTCGTAAGGCCGAGGAATTGGTTCGTGAACTACAAAAAGGTGGTAAGAAAAAGGCTGCAAAGGATAAGGCTCCGATGTCTTTTCAACTGCAGAAAATTGAAGACGACCTGGCATCTAAATTTTCTTCGCGTGTCAAATTGAATCTCAAAAGTACCAAAGGGAAAGGTGCTATCGAGATCCCTTTTGAATCGGAAGATGATTTAAGTCGCATTCTAGAATTATTAGATTGGTAATATGGCCAAGTTAATAAGCTTGATCGTTGCCATGTTTGTGCTATCAATAGTACATGGGCAGAAGGTGGATTCCATTGCGAAGAAACAAGTGACACCTGTAAAAATAGATAGCATAAAGCAAAAAGCGGTACAGGATACTGTAAAGAAAGAATCTAGGAAAGAACGTAAAAAGCGGGAGAAAGAGGAAGCTAAGGCAAAGGAGAAGGTGGTGTTTAAAGATTCAACCCGCCTGGCAATTGAAGCAAAAAATAAGCAAGCCTGGAAACGTTCTTTGATTCTTCCTGGATGGGGGCAATATACAAATGGAGGCGTTTGGTGGATAAAGGTCCCTGCAATTTATGGGGGGCTATTGACAACGGTGCTTGTCTTTGATTTTAATAACCGCTATTATAAAGAATTGTTGGGGGTATTGCAAGATAAGGCTCTTGGAAGGCCAATCGATCCATATTATCTCAACGTTTCCGAGCAGTCTATCATTCGTGCAAAAGATAATGCGCGGCGAGATCGTGATCTCATGGTGCTTCTTACTTTGGGTGTGTATGGCCTTAATGTTGCCGAAGCCTATATCGACTCGATGCTTAAATATCGTTGGAGTATTGGTGATGATAAGCCTAAAAAGACTGCTTTCTTAATTGGACCGACTCTAATGGATGCCAGTCTCGCGTCGGGAACTTATTCGTTTAAACCCACTGTTGGACTTAAATTGACCATGAAATTCAATTAAAATCTGATTTCTTCGACCTCATATTTCGATCGAAAATGACTGTTGATGACGGATTGTATAATTTGAATTTCAGTAATATTAGTTTTACACGGTCTCTAAGATCAGGGATTATGGTTTTTAAATAGGGGTATTTCATTGAAATTTTTTAATTTTAAAAATAAACTATACTTTTTTCTGAATATATGAACATCATTCTCTTGGGATATGGCAAAATGGGGCAGATTATCGAAAGATACGCATTAAAAAGAGGCCATCAAATTTTTTTAGTTGTGGATGAACATAATCGTCCTAACCTGACTGCTGATGATATAAGAGGAGCTGATGTCGCGATAGACTTTAGTGTGCCTTCTGCAGCATTGGATAATATGAATCTTTGTCTGGAAGCAGGTGTACCTATTGTGGTAGGGACAACGGGATGGTATGATCAATTGGAAGATGTTAAGGCGAAGTGTCTGGCGTTTGGAGGTTCGATTTTGTATGGGTCTAACTTTTCTATCGGTGTGAACGTTTTTTTTCATATCAATCGCATGTTGGCAAAGGCATTACAACCCTACAAGCAATATGATGTTCAAGTCGAGGAAATTCACCATATTCACAAACTGGATGCGCCAAGCGGTACGGCAATTACCATTGCTGAAGGGATATTGGAGAGTAGTGATGTGAAGACCAACTGGGTGAATACTGTCGTTGGCGAGCAAGATGAAATTATTCCAAAGCCCCAAGAACTTTTGATCGAAAGTCATCGCATTGAAGAGGTTCCGGGAACACATACGGTACTTTATAGTTCGGAGGTTGACCAGATAGAATTTAAGCATACTGCACATAGCCGTGATGGCTTTGCTTTGGGTGCTGTTGTTGCCGCGGAATGGTTGAATGGTAAAAAAGGCTTTTATCAAGTTACAGAGATTTTTGATTTTAATAAATAGTACTAATTAGTAGTTTATGGGCTTAATTATATTTGCGGTTTTAACAACAATATCAGGATATGGGTTGTGGCAATTGTTTGTTAAAGCTGGCAGAAAAGGCTGGGAAGCGATCGTTCCATTTTACAGCCAGTATATTCAGGCAAAATTGATGGGGAAACCGTTATGGTGGGTAATATTATTGCTTGTTCCAATTGTCAATGTCTTTATTTTCTATAATCTTTATCTTGATTTTATCCATTGTTTTGGGAAGCGTCGTTTTTGGGAAAATGCGGCTGCAGTTTTAGTGCCTTTTATTGTGCTGCCCATGTGGGCAAAGGATAATAATGTGCGTTTTTTAAACGGCCTGTACGCTAAAAATCTGAAAGCTGCTAGTCAGGAAGGCATTGTAATGACTGAAGAGAAGCGTGCCGAAATAGCCCTTGAATCGTATAAAGAGTATAAAATTAAATATCCATACAAAAAGTCCATGGTACGTGAATGGGCTGACGCTATCGTATTTGCCACTGTTGCAGCATCGCTTATTCGCGGTTTTCTGATCGAAGCTTATATGATCCCAACAGGATCTATGGAACGTACCTTGTTGGTCGGCGATTTCCTATTCGTCAGCAAGTTGAATTATGGGCCACGTATTCCTAATACGCCGATTGCTTTTCCTTTTGCGCATCACACCATGCCCATCACAGGAGGGAAAGCATATTCTGAATTGATCGAACTCCCTTATAAACGTCTGCCTGGATTTCAAAAGATTGAGCGCAATGATGTGGTCGTCTTTAATTTTCCTGCTGGTGACACTGTCGCGCTCGAAAACCAAAATGCAAGTTACTATGATCTTGTTCGAGCGTACGGCTGGCAGACTGTGAATTCGCAGTTTACGATTCAGGCAAGGCCGATTGATAAGCGTGAGAACTATATTAAGCGTTGTGTGGGATTGCCAGGGGATAAGATTTCCATGAAGGATGCCAAGCTTTTTGTAAATGATCAACCGGGATTTGATCCTCCTGAAAGTCAATTGGACTATCTGGTATTAACGGATGGCACTCCATTAAATATGGAAAGGTTAAAGGAGTTGAGAATTGAAGCAATAGGTGGCGATCAGCAACCTGGAGTCTATCAGTTGTTCATGACTCAAGATGAGCTGGCCATTGTGAAATCCTGGTCGAATGTCAAAGAGATTCGAAGGAATCCAGTTGGAGAAGGTGCTTATCCGTACGATCCACAATACAAATGGAATTTTGATAACTTTGGACCGATTTTAATCCCGAAAAAAGGTTGGTCGGTTGCTTTAAATGAGCAGACTTTACCCATCTATGAAAGAGCTATCCGTGTGTATGAGAACAATAAGCTTGAAAAGCGCTCGGATGGAATCTATATCAATGATGTCAGAGCAGATCACTATACATTTAAAATGGATTACTTTTGGATGATGGGGGATAATCGCCATAATTCCTTGGATTCAAGAGGTTGGGGATTTGTTCCCGAGGACCATATTGTTGGAAAGGCTTTATTTACCTGGATGAGCTGGGACGATATTGGCACAGGACTCTCGAAAATTCGTTGGAATCGAATCTTTAAGGGCATTCATTAATCGGAGCAAATCAACATGCTAGCCTTATGGTCTGAATGCAATAAAAAGGGCTTTCGTTAAGAAAGCCCTTTTTATTGAAATAACTTGAGTTTACTGATTATAGGTTTCGGTCTTCGCCGAAAGTTGTACTACTTCAAACAGGCGAGGTAACGTTTGATCGTTTCCTCTAATCCTAAATACAGCGCATCAGAGATAAGTGCATGGCCTATGCTTACTTCCAGCAATTCCGGAATATGCTGATTGAAATATTGCAGATTGTTGAGGTCCAGGTCGTGGCCTGCATTGAGTCCTAATCCGACTTCACGCGCCTTTAAGGCTGCTTTGAAATAGGGCTTTATAGCAGTTTCTTTATCGAAACCATACTCCGTTGCAAATCCTTCTGTATAAAGTTCAATGCGATCTGTTCCTGTTTCTGCGGCAGCCTCTACCATTTCTTCGACAGGATCTACGAAAATAGAAACACGTATCCCGGCATCTTTGAACAATTTGCACATATCTTGTAGGTAGGCTTTGTTCTTAATGGTATCCCAGCCATGATTGGAGGTTAATTGACCTTCGGTATCAGGCACTAATGTAACCTGTGCTGGTTTATTGGCCAATACAAGGTCTATAAATTTCTGCTCCTGGCAATTTCCTTCAATATTCAGCTCAGTCTGAATTGCTGCTTTTAAGTCAAATACATCCTGATAGCGGATATGTCTTTCATCTGGTCTGGGGTGAACAGTGATTCCCTGAGCCCCAAAACGTTCACAGGCTAATGCTGCTGAGACTAGATTAGGATTATTCCCACCTCTAGAATTTCTGAGCGTTGCGATTTTATTGATATTTACTGAAAGTCTGGTCATTTTGCTGTATGTTGTGTTGTAAAAATACGAATAATATCTATTTTTTTTTAACTTGCATGTATGGATGGAATCGACTATAGCCTATTTAGCGGCTTTCGCCTCTTGGACGTTATTGATATTATATTGGTAGCGATTATTATCTACTATATTTATAGTTTGATTAGGGGTACCATTGCTGTTAATATTCTAATTGGTGTCGCATTGTTTTATGGCGTTTATATTGTCGTCAAGCAGATGCATATGCGTTTGCTGACAGAAATATTCGGCGGTTTTATATCGGTGGGTTCGATTGCGTTGATTGTCGTATTCCAGCAAGAAATCAGGCGGTTTTTATTGCATGTTGGGAAGAATATATCGATGAAGCGAAAAAAGGTTTTTTGGTCGTTTATCGGGAATAAGAAGGCTATACAAAAGGATTTGACGGATGATTTAAGACCTGTAATTGAAGCCTGCAGAAGTATGTCACGTACGCGCACCGGGGCATTGTTGGTTTTTTCAAAATATTTTGATGAGGAGTATTACCAGAGTAGTGGTGAATATATCGATGCTCATATTTCCAAGCGTTTAATTGAAAGTATTTTTCATAAAAATAGTCCCTTGCATGATGGTGCGGTCGTTATTGTCGATTTTAAGATTATGACAGCATCATGTGTATTGCCTTTGTCGGATAGTGAGGATCTGCCCTTGCAATTTGGATTAAGGCATCGCGCGGCAATTGGAGTAACGGAAGTCTCCGACGCTATTGCTGTTATTGTTTCAGAAGAGACTGGCGAGATCTCTTTTGCGAAAGATGGAAATGTCAATATGAACGTCTCGCCGGAAGAACTTGAGCAGCTACTGAAAGATGAGTTGTAAAAAGTGATCATTGAATGCAATGCCCCAAAAAGTTAGCTGCTTTTTGGGGCATTGTTGTGTATAGACCGCTATTTTTTTGCAGCATTGATCACTTGCGTATTCAACTTGATGTATTCAGAGTTCTTGTCAGCTGTGGCCACTTCGAGACCTTTCGTGGCAGTTTCCACCGCTCCTTTTTTGTCTCCGGCTTTCAATTGAGCTTTTGCTTTCCAATAAAGAACATGTGCCGCTTTGGGTTGGGCTTTAGCAGCTTCATCAAACCAGTTTAAAGCTTTATTCAGATCCAAATTATTAGTAAAGTAATATTGAGCGGCTGCAAAATATGGTTTTTTCTCCCCTTTCATAGCCTCGTCGATTGACGCTAATATTTTATCCTGCTGGTTTACTTTGAGGGCAATTTTTACAGCAGTTTTTTCCCA
The genomic region above belongs to Sphingobacterium zeae and contains:
- the cdaA gene encoding diadenylate cyclase CdaA gives rise to the protein MDGIDYSLFSGFRLLDVIDIILVAIIIYYIYSLIRGTIAVNILIGVALFYGVYIVVKQMHMRLLTEIFGGFISVGSIALIVVFQQEIRRFLLHVGKNISMKRKKVFWSFIGNKKAIQKDLTDDLRPVIEACRSMSRTRTGALLVFSKYFDEEYYQSSGEYIDAHISKRLIESIFHKNSPLHDGAVVIVDFKIMTASCVLPLSDSEDLPLQFGLRHRAAIGVTEVSDAIAVIVSEETGEISFAKDGNVNMNVSPEELEQLLKDEL
- a CDS encoding pyridoxine 5'-phosphate synthase; the protein is MTRLSVNINKIATLRNSRGGNNPNLVSAALACERFGAQGITVHPRPDERHIRYQDVFDLKAAIQTELNIEGNCQEQKFIDLVLANKPAQVTLVPDTEGQLTSNHGWDTIKNKAYLQDMCKLFKDAGIRVSIFVDPVEEMVEAAAETGTDRIELYTEGFATEYGFDKETAIKPYFKAALKAREVGLGLNAGHDLDLNNLQYFNQHIPELLEVSIGHALISDALYLGLEETIKRYLACLK
- a CDS encoding ParA family protein, with the translated sequence MGKVIAIANQKGGVGKTTTSINLAASLAVLEYKTLLVDADPQANSTSGIGFDPRTITASVYECLVNDLDPREAIQSTETPNLDLLPAHIDLVGAEIEMINMHEREYKMKKILDQVKHDYDFIIIDCSPSLGLITINALSASDSVIIPVQCEYFALEGLGKLLNTIKIVQNRLNTSLEIEGILLTMYDVRLRLSNQVVEEVKTHFTDLVFDTIIQRNTRLSEAPSFGISVIMHDASCKGAINYLNLAREILQKNGHLSEMNKTVTA
- a CDS encoding NADPH-dependent FMN reductase produces the protein MILIISGTNRPNSKTLKIAKCYKQILDRKSIESDIFSLEDLPANILETDLYGKRSTAFEPIQEKVSKAELFIFIAPEYNGSIPGALKLFIDCCTFPISFYHKKVALVGLSSGRYGNLRGIDHLTGICHYLRMHVLPLKIFIPGVHNELNDDGELFKEDTLQFINEQIDEMIRF
- the dapB gene encoding 4-hydroxy-tetrahydrodipicolinate reductase, producing MNIILLGYGKMGQIIERYALKRGHQIFLVVDEHNRPNLTADDIRGADVAIDFSVPSAALDNMNLCLEAGVPIVVGTTGWYDQLEDVKAKCLAFGGSILYGSNFSIGVNVFFHINRMLAKALQPYKQYDVQVEEIHHIHKLDAPSGTAITIAEGILESSDVKTNWVNTVVGEQDEIIPKPQELLIESHRIEEVPGTHTVLYSSEVDQIEFKHTAHSRDGFALGAVVAAEWLNGKKGFYQVTEIFDFNK
- the lepB gene encoding signal peptidase I, coding for MGLIIFAVLTTISGYGLWQLFVKAGRKGWEAIVPFYSQYIQAKLMGKPLWWVILLLVPIVNVFIFYNLYLDFIHCFGKRRFWENAAAVLVPFIVLPMWAKDNNVRFLNGLYAKNLKAASQEGIVMTEEKRAEIALESYKEYKIKYPYKKSMVREWADAIVFATVAASLIRGFLIEAYMIPTGSMERTLLVGDFLFVSKLNYGPRIPNTPIAFPFAHHTMPITGGKAYSELIELPYKRLPGFQKIERNDVVVFNFPAGDTVALENQNASYYDLVRAYGWQTVNSQFTIQARPIDKRENYIKRCVGLPGDKISMKDAKLFVNDQPGFDPPESQLDYLVLTDGTPLNMERLKELRIEAIGGDQQPGVYQLFMTQDELAIVKSWSNVKEIRRNPVGEGAYPYDPQYKWNFDNFGPILIPKKGWSVALNEQTLPIYERAIRVYENNKLEKRSDGIYINDVRADHYTFKMDYFWMMGDNRHNSLDSRGWGFVPEDHIVGKALFTWMSWDDIGTGLSKIRWNRIFKGIH
- a CDS encoding ParB/RepB/Spo0J family partition protein; protein product: MAAHQRKTGLGRGLGALLNDSVEVPAKSNQQVEEAPQVTPTAVKTTNENGSISHVRVEEIAVNPFQPRTEFDPVALQELSESIRLQGLIQPITVRKISDGNYQLISGERRLRASRLAGITEIPAYIRTANDQQMLEMALIENIQRENLNAIEVALSFQRMIEECNLKQEELGERVSKNRSTVTNYLRLLKLPPVIQAAIRDGALTMGHARALINIPEVDKQLYIFKLIIDQGLSVRKAEELVRELQKGGKKKAAKDKAPMSFQLQKIEDDLASKFSSRVKLNLKSTKGKGAIEIPFESEDDLSRILELLDW
- a CDS encoding DUF5683 domain-containing protein; the encoded protein is MAKLISLIVAMFVLSIVHGQKVDSIAKKQVTPVKIDSIKQKAVQDTVKKESRKERKKREKEEAKAKEKVVFKDSTRLAIEAKNKQAWKRSLILPGWGQYTNGGVWWIKVPAIYGGLLTTVLVFDFNNRYYKELLGVLQDKALGRPIDPYYLNVSEQSIIRAKDNARRDRDLMVLLTLGVYGLNVAEAYIDSMLKYRWSIGDDKPKKTAFLIGPTLMDASLASGTYSFKPTVGLKLTMKFN